One region of Streptomyces sp. CG4 genomic DNA includes:
- the ddaH gene encoding dimethylargininase: MSESRVPRPRRFLVCEPRHFAVQYAINPWMHPDKPVDVDLAQEQWQTLIRAYRAHGHAVQSVEPVAGLPDMVFAANAAFMVGGRVFGSLFHAPQRRPESVHYDTWFKAAGYDVYRPESVTEGEGDLVWTGRYVLAGTGFRTTREAHREAQEFLGHPVIGLTLVDPYFYHLDTALFVLDEDNICYYPEAFSAGSREVLRRLYPDAVLATREDALAFGLNSVSDGRNVFIAPQAEALAENLSGHGYVPVPVDLSEFHKAGGGIKCCTQEIR, encoded by the coding sequence GTGTCCGAAAGTCGTGTACCGCGCCCTCGGCGCTTTCTCGTCTGCGAACCCAGACATTTCGCCGTTCAGTACGCGATCAACCCTTGGATGCATCCCGACAAGCCCGTCGACGTGGACCTGGCCCAGGAGCAGTGGCAGACGCTGATCCGCGCCTACCGCGCCCACGGTCACGCCGTCCAGTCGGTCGAGCCGGTGGCCGGCCTGCCGGACATGGTGTTCGCCGCGAACGCCGCGTTCATGGTCGGCGGCCGGGTCTTCGGCTCGCTGTTCCACGCGCCGCAGCGGCGCCCCGAGTCGGTGCACTACGACACCTGGTTCAAGGCGGCCGGCTACGACGTGTACCGCCCCGAGTCGGTGACCGAGGGCGAGGGCGACCTGGTGTGGACGGGCCGGTACGTGCTGGCCGGCACCGGGTTCCGCACCACCCGCGAGGCGCACCGGGAGGCCCAGGAGTTCCTCGGCCACCCGGTGATCGGCCTGACCCTGGTCGATCCGTACTTTTATCACCTGGACACGGCGCTGTTCGTCCTCGACGAGGACAACATCTGCTACTACCCGGAGGCGTTCTCGGCGGGCAGCCGGGAGGTGCTGCGCCGGCTGTACCCGGACGCGGTGCTCGCCACCCGCGAGGACGCGCTGGCGTTCGGCCTGAACTCCGTGTCCGACGGCCGCAACGTCTTCATCGCGCCGCAGGCCGAGGCGCTGGCCGAGAACCTCTCCGGCCACGGTTACGTCCCCGTCCCCGTCGACCTGTCCGAGTTCCACAAAGCCGGCGGTGGCATCAAGTGCTGCACCCAGGAGATCCGCTGA
- a CDS encoding Lrp/AsnC family transcriptional regulator, with product MNSRTASFDDLDRKIVTALMANARTSFAEIGAAIGLSSTAVKRRVDRLRETGVITGFTATVQPSALGWRTEAYVEVYCEGAAPPRRLAEVVRNHPEITAAMTVTGGADALLHVRARDVDHFEEVLERIRTEPFIRKTISVMVLSHLLPESPEAGATHPAPE from the coding sequence GATCGTCACCGCGCTGATGGCGAACGCCAGGACCAGCTTCGCCGAGATCGGCGCGGCGATCGGGCTGTCGTCCACCGCGGTCAAACGGCGCGTGGACCGGCTGCGCGAGACCGGGGTGATCACCGGGTTCACGGCCACGGTGCAGCCGTCGGCGCTGGGCTGGCGCACCGAGGCGTACGTCGAGGTGTACTGCGAGGGCGCGGCTCCGCCCCGGCGGCTCGCGGAGGTCGTCCGGAACCATCCGGAGATCACGGCGGCCATGACGGTGACGGGCGGCGCGGACGCGCTGCTGCATGTGCGGGCGCGGGACGTGGACCACTTCGAGGAGGTGCTGGAGCGGATCCGCACCGAGCCGTTCATCCGCAAGACGATCAGCGTGATGGTCCTGTCCCATCTGCTCCCGGAAAGCCCGGAGGCGGGCGCCACCCATCCGGCACCGGAGTGA